A genomic segment from Nitrososphaerota archaeon encodes:
- a CDS encoding chloride channel protein produces MSDHCGKFFDFAKNWLLPIFLGFAIGLAIFLLVTIYSLLNYATALVVSLNLFLRLLCTFIALFGGYLIVRLMAESKECGCGTDLVIKRYHLRSGFLSLRDTISKTLASAVTIGFGGSAGLEGPSLLLGGGISSFITRKLGLNQKDIKKLFLCGAAAGFSAVFKAPLTGILLALEIPYKRDIETEVFIPASIASITAYFTSAITIGTETIFPHPTLLMPTPSILLHAILLGILAALVALAFMETFEKTNTLVKKLAVKLSMSHIAIIGGLVVGVIGLFYPKALGLGYDFIHKTTLAKLGELSLSTLIAALLFKIVATSITLNFGGSGGLFVPSLYVGGALGLIYAQILNIEPPTLCVMLAMAAVLAATSKTLLTSITLVAETVGPSFIIPTVVSAAVSYFLTGNRSFYRSQLLNNAHM; encoded by the coding sequence ATGTCTGATCATTGTGGAAAATTCTTTGATTTTGCGAAAAACTGGCTATTACCCATATTCTTAGGTTTTGCAATAGGTTTAGCCATATTTCTTCTCGTCACAATCTATAGTTTGCTAAATTATGCCACAGCGCTCGTCGTAAGCTTGAATCTTTTTCTCCGTTTATTGTGCACATTTATCGCTCTCTTCGGAGGATATTTGATAGTGAGACTTATGGCGGAGAGCAAGGAATGTGGTTGCGGAACAGATCTTGTAATCAAAAGATATCATTTGCGGAGTGGTTTTCTTAGCCTAAGAGACACGATAAGCAAAACTTTGGCTTCAGCAGTAACTATAGGTTTCGGTGGAAGCGCTGGCTTGGAAGGTCCGAGCCTCCTACTTGGCGGAGGAATCTCCTCATTTATCACTAGAAAGCTGGGGTTGAATCAAAAGGATATTAAGAAACTGTTTTTGTGCGGTGCGGCAGCAGGCTTCTCAGCCGTCTTTAAAGCACCGTTGACGGGGATACTGTTAGCGTTAGAGATACCTTACAAAAGAGACATCGAAACCGAAGTTTTTATCCCAGCCTCTATCGCTTCTATCACCGCTTATTTTACCTCTGCCATAACTATCGGAACGGAAACGATTTTCCCACACCCAACCCTTCTTATGCCCACCCCTTCAATTCTCTTACATGCGATTCTTTTAGGAATTCTAGCAGCGCTGGTTGCATTGGCTTTTATGGAAACTTTTGAGAAAACAAACACCTTGGTCAAAAAGCTTGCCGTTAAGCTTTCAATGTCACATATAGCTATTATTGGTGGGCTCGTTGTTGGTGTGATAGGCTTGTTTTATCCTAAAGCGCTTGGTCTAGGGTATGATTTCATCCACAAAACCACACTAGCAAAGTTAGGGGAATTAAGTTTATCAACGCTAATCGCGGCTCTGCTCTTTAAAATAGTCGCCACAAGCATAACCCTGAACTTTGGAGGAAGCGGTGGTCTCTTTGTCCCATCACTATACGTTGGCGGAGCCCTTGGGCTTATTTATGCGCAAATATTGAATATAGAGCCACCCACTCTATGTGTTATGCTGGCGATGGCTGCCGTTTTAGCCGCAACAAGCAAAACTCTTTTGACCAGCATAACACTAGTCGCTGAAACCGTAGGTCCAAGCTTCATCATTCCCACGGTGGTTTCTGCTGCCGTAAGTTACTTTCTTACCGGGAACAGATCTTTCTATAGAAGTCAACTTTTAAACAACGCTCATATGTAG
- a CDS encoding methylated-DNA--[protein]-cysteine S-methyltransferase — protein sequence MEKKICSILVSSPIGLIGLSATQRGLFSVKIGCTPASRGGRCDEVDVWEVLKSAERELKEYFGGRRREFTVRLDVLGSKFDVMVWSALRSIPYGEVRSYRWLAEQIGYPNAYRAVGGALSRNPLPIFLPCHRVVRADGGLGGYSAGLDVKRFLLSLEKGEPC from the coding sequence TTGGAGAAAAAGATATGCTCTATACTCGTTAGTTCACCCATCGGATTGATCGGACTATCTGCGACTCAAAGAGGCCTATTTTCGGTTAAGATAGGCTGCACGCCCGCTTCTAGAGGGGGGCGCTGTGACGAGGTGGATGTGTGGGAAGTGCTTAAGTCTGCTGAGCGTGAGCTCAAGGAATACTTTGGAGGTAGGCGTAGGGAGTTTACTGTGAGGTTGGATGTTTTAGGCTCTAAGTTTGATGTGATGGTTTGGAGCGCTTTGAGGAGCATCCCGTATGGTGAAGTTAGGAGCTATAGGTGGCTCGCTGAGCAGATAGGTTACCCTAATGCATATAGGGCTGTGGGTGGAGCGTTGAGTAGAAACCCTCTACCAATCTTCCTGCCTTGCCATAGGGTGGTTCGTGCTGACGGCGGGTTAGGGGGGTATAGTGCGGGTTTGGATGTTAAACGCTTCCTCCTTAGCCTCGAAAAAGGAGAGCCTTGTTAG
- a CDS encoding RNA-guided pseudouridylation complex pseudouridine synthase subunit Cbf5 yields the protein MEKQNAPLIELGEEETDPACGYFYDKRPIEVLLQYGLIPLDKPEGPTSHEVVSYVRKILGVEKAGHSGTLDPPVTGLLPVGLGEGTKVLSTLLLGPKEYVAVARLHDPVSEDRLKKVLQEFTGEIYQRPPQRSSVKRVTRVRKIYGIDLLEQVGKLVLLKVSCQAGTYVRKLIYDIGEVLKCGATMVELRRTRVCHISEQDGFVRLHDLLYAKERLAEGDETYMRRCVRPVEYATAWLKEVYIRDSAVDAICHGAQLAIPGIVRLSSNISAGDVVAIYTLKGELVAIAQAILSTTEIVEREKGIAFKTNRVVMKPGTYKRLWRSKGE from the coding sequence TTGGAGAAGCAGAACGCGCCTCTGATTGAGCTGGGTGAAGAGGAGACCGACCCAGCTTGCGGCTACTTCTACGACAAAAGACCCATCGAAGTCCTCCTCCAATACGGCTTGATCCCATTGGATAAGCCCGAGGGGCCTACGAGCCACGAAGTCGTCTCATATGTTAGGAAGATTCTAGGCGTAGAGAAGGCGGGGCACAGCGGGACACTAGACCCCCCTGTAACAGGGCTGCTACCAGTGGGTCTGGGTGAGGGCACCAAGGTCCTCTCAACCCTACTACTTGGACCCAAAGAGTATGTTGCTGTGGCGAGGCTGCACGACCCGGTGAGCGAGGATAGGCTTAAGAAGGTTCTTCAAGAGTTTACCGGCGAAATATATCAGAGGCCTCCTCAGAGATCCTCGGTTAAGAGGGTTACGCGTGTCAGAAAGATATACGGCATAGATCTGCTTGAGCAGGTTGGCAAACTGGTTCTACTGAAGGTGTCTTGCCAAGCGGGAACCTATGTTCGCAAACTAATATATGATATCGGGGAGGTGCTGAAATGCGGCGCCACTATGGTTGAGTTGAGGAGGACTAGGGTCTGCCACATATCTGAACAAGACGGTTTCGTAAGGTTGCACGACCTCCTCTACGCTAAAGAGAGGTTAGCAGAGGGCGACGAAACATATATGAGGAGATGCGTTCGCCCAGTAGAATACGCCACAGCTTGGCTAAAAGAGGTCTACATAAGGGACTCTGCTGTAGATGCTATATGCCACGGAGCGCAGCTAGCGATCCCAGGTATCGTGAGGCTCTCAAGCAACATATCAGCAGGGGATGTCGTGGCGATCTACACCCTTAAAGGCGAGTTGGTAGCTATAGCGCAAGCCATCCTCTCAACCACAGAGATCGTTGAGCGCGAGAAGGGGATAGCGTTCAAAACAAATAGGGTTGTTATGAAGCCTGGGACCTACAAGAGGCTCTGGCGCTCCAAGGGGGAGTAG
- a CDS encoding AAA family ATPase — protein sequence MPKRSFIISGPPAVGKTTVAEAIGRRFGLRVYGGGDALKEVAASRGYIAKGAEWWDTTEGLRFLAERAANPEYDREVDNRLIEVLKQGDVVVTSYTLPWLTDLGVKIWLGASVESRAKRMVERDKIGYDEALSIVKKRDEENKKLYQRIYGIEFGKDLSVFDLVLNTDHLSREAVIEVVEAFVKHFV from the coding sequence ATGCCCAAAAGAAGCTTCATAATCTCTGGACCACCAGCTGTAGGTAAGACTACTGTAGCTGAGGCGATAGGTAGACGCTTCGGGTTAAGGGTGTATGGAGGCGGAGACGCGCTAAAAGAGGTGGCTGCTAGCAGAGGCTACATAGCAAAGGGGGCTGAGTGGTGGGATACCACTGAGGGTCTACGCTTCTTAGCTGAGAGGGCTGCGAACCCAGAGTACGATAGGGAGGTCGATAATAGGCTCATAGAGGTGCTGAAGCAAGGCGACGTTGTTGTAACGAGCTACACCCTACCTTGGCTAACAGACCTAGGCGTAAAGATCTGGCTTGGTGCTAGTGTTGAAAGCAGGGCTAAGCGTATGGTTGAGCGTGACAAGATAGGGTATGACGAGGCTTTAAGCATCGTGAAGAAGAGAGACGAAGAGAACAAGAAACTCTACCAGAGGATCTATGGTATAGAGTTTGGTAAGGATCTCTCTGTCTTCGACCTCGTCTTAAACACAGACCACCTCAGTAGAGAGGCTGTTATTGAAGTGGTCGAGGCATTCGTTAAGCATTTTGTGTGA
- a CDS encoding DUF106 domain-containing protein — translation MQRRGMLQILGEALTKIPNSTLIVIAMALGVNILYAVGRRLLTNVEQMKRMQAELREYQKELREAIMSKNKAKEEKLMKKKPQTDKLQAKVAADNLKVTFLFFVPLMLLWWLVNSIIGPGTVAISPIPIPIPLGANFGPIGPELNLFWWYMISSFAFSGMITKLLGVSLTD, via the coding sequence TTGCAGCGAAGGGGTATGCTTCAGATACTTGGTGAGGCTTTGACGAAGATCCCGAACTCGACCCTCATTGTTATAGCTATGGCTCTGGGTGTGAATATTCTGTATGCTGTGGGGCGGAGGCTGCTGACGAATGTGGAGCAGATGAAGCGTATGCAAGCTGAGCTCAGAGAGTACCAGAAGGAGCTGAGGGAGGCGATTATGAGTAAGAATAAGGCGAAGGAGGAGAAGCTGATGAAGAAGAAGCCTCAGACGGATAAGCTTCAAGCGAAGGTCGCTGCCGACAACCTTAAGGTCACCTTCCTCTTTTTCGTCCCACTTATGCTCCTATGGTGGCTCGTCAACAGCATAATAGGCCCAGGCACCGTAGCGATCTCACCCATCCCCATCCCAATACCGCTCGGCGCTAACTTTGGACCGATAGGGCCTGAGCTCAACCTATTCTGGTGGTATATGATCTCATCCTTCGCCTTCAGCGGCATGATAACGAAACTTCTTGGCGTGAGCTTGACAGACTAG
- a CDS encoding VapB-type antitoxin, with the protein MTIPKELGVRETRTVIINAGSFFIGIPLPKTPYLAAKDWLAGKKSRRDLKDLAEKAAKDEAVSRAKRRKQL; encoded by the coding sequence ATGACGATTCCAAAGGAGCTAGGGGTTAGGGAAACAAGAACGGTAATTATTAACGCTGGGTCATTCTTTATCGGAATCCCTCTCCCAAAGACACCTTATCTCGCAGCTAAGGATTGGTTGGCGGGTAAGAAGAGTAGGCGCGATCTTAAAGATTTGGCGGAGAAGGCGGCTAAGGATGAGGCTGTTAGCCGTGCAAAGAGAAGGAAGCAGCTTTAG
- the ggt gene encoding gamma-glutamyltransferase, with amino-acid sequence MSEMHPTQPILATEALVASAHPLASLAGVRILGEGGNAFDAAVAVNAVLNVTQPHMCGVGGDIFYLIYSSRDGYVRFLNGSGRAARKASVEYYLGKGLERIPNYGPLACVTVPGCVSGWEKLNKEFGSMDMRELLRFAIHYAVNGFPISRGLAAAMEQVAKTGAYPSWAKVYLPQGRRLNEGEVLKQEDLGRTLSVVAEGGSDAFYSMLAEEIEKNEPEVPLTGEDFREHTSEWGEPISTEYRGYTVYETPPNTQAVAALIALNILSGFNLKEKAQLSAETIHLLVEATRLAYEDRARYVADPRFFDIPLKHLLSEEHADSLRSRISAASAMPYADGSAEDQGDTTYFAIVDRDGNCVSCVQSLYHPFGSHVVVEGTGVVLHNRGTYFTLEEGHHNRLEPGKRPFHTLCASITLKDGEPHIVLGSMGGDGQPQTHIQILSSIIDYGANIQEAIYLPRWLLPGTIYEKHKVLLMEGRFPSVVVDGLKALGHRVETVKPFSSLMGHAQGVVIGRGKRVLYGGADPRGDGLPIGY; translated from the coding sequence GTGAGTGAGATGCATCCTACTCAACCCATATTGGCTACTGAAGCCTTGGTTGCTTCAGCACACCCTTTGGCGTCGCTTGCTGGTGTTAGGATATTAGGAGAGGGTGGTAACGCCTTCGACGCGGCTGTGGCGGTCAACGCTGTGCTTAACGTAACGCAGCCCCATATGTGTGGTGTAGGTGGAGACATCTTCTACCTAATCTACTCTTCTAGAGATGGTTATGTGCGCTTCTTAAACGGTAGTGGTAGAGCGGCAAGGAAGGCGAGCGTAGAATACTATCTTGGAAAGGGGTTGGAGAGGATCCCGAATTATGGTCCGCTTGCGTGTGTAACTGTGCCGGGTTGTGTAAGCGGCTGGGAGAAACTAAACAAGGAATTTGGCTCTATGGATATGCGTGAACTTCTGCGCTTCGCCATACACTATGCTGTGAATGGGTTCCCCATCAGCAGAGGCTTGGCAGCAGCTATGGAGCAGGTCGCGAAAACAGGAGCCTACCCCAGTTGGGCTAAAGTGTATCTGCCGCAGGGTAGGAGACTTAATGAGGGCGAGGTTCTAAAACAGGAGGATCTCGGCAGAACCCTCTCAGTTGTAGCTGAAGGCGGCTCAGACGCCTTCTACTCTATGCTGGCTGAAGAGATCGAAAAGAATGAACCTGAAGTTCCGCTTACCGGGGAGGATTTTAGAGAACACACATCTGAGTGGGGCGAACCGATCTCCACAGAGTATCGAGGGTACACTGTGTATGAGACCCCTCCGAACACGCAAGCCGTAGCAGCACTCATAGCTTTGAATATTCTAAGCGGCTTCAACCTTAAGGAGAAGGCTCAGCTATCCGCTGAAACTATTCATCTTCTAGTGGAAGCTACTAGGCTTGCGTACGAAGACAGAGCTAGGTACGTTGCAGACCCAAGGTTCTTTGACATACCTCTGAAGCATCTCCTTTCAGAAGAGCACGCCGACTCTCTGAGAAGCAGAATATCGGCTGCTTCAGCAATGCCCTACGCAGATGGTTCAGCTGAAGATCAGGGTGATACGACGTACTTTGCTATTGTGGACAGAGACGGAAACTGCGTCTCTTGTGTTCAAAGCCTCTACCACCCCTTCGGGTCACACGTAGTGGTAGAGGGGACTGGTGTTGTGCTGCATAATCGGGGAACCTACTTCACCCTGGAGGAGGGTCATCACAATAGGCTTGAGCCTGGTAAGCGGCCCTTCCACACGCTCTGCGCTTCGATCACATTGAAGGACGGTGAACCTCATATTGTCCTCGGCTCCATGGGTGGAGACGGGCAGCCCCAGACACACATCCAAATACTGTCCTCAATAATCGACTACGGAGCAAATATCCAAGAAGCCATCTACCTACCCAGATGGCTTCTCCCAGGCACGATATATGAGAAGCATAAGGTTCTACTTATGGAGGGGAGGTTTCCGAGCGTAGTGGTCGATGGGCTGAAGGCCTTGGGGCATAGGGTTGAGACGGTGAAGCCCTTCTCCTCACTTATGGGGCACGCGCAGGGTGTAGTGATCGGTAGAGGTAAGAGGGTCCTGTATGGTGGAGCTGATCCTCGAGGCGACGGGCTGCCTATAGGCTACTAG
- a CDS encoding HAD family hydrolase produces the protein MRSIAAVVFDFDGTLVDESRSFEEALAAACRDVGLKPPNRMKVKTLARQHPDIYLKHLIPSEVASREDLAKRFMEAFTKAYDSDGHKHAKLTKHAKPLLRALKACGVKVGLVSRRTTLWYAIPEILALFSISHLVDRVVTCREAETKKEQLTLCLRRLDVEPSVSSMVGDTAEDILAGKAVGCITIAYSKGFGELSDLLAAEPDYLIADLIDVLRIVASKSKA, from the coding sequence TTGAGGAGTATAGCGGCGGTGGTCTTCGACTTCGACGGCACGCTTGTAGATGAAAGTAGGAGCTTTGAGGAAGCCTTGGCTGCGGCTTGTAGAGATGTTGGGTTGAAGCCGCCTAACCGGATGAAGGTGAAGACCCTCGCTAGGCAGCACCCGGACATCTACCTAAAGCACTTGATTCCTTCTGAGGTGGCGAGCAGAGAAGATCTAGCCAAACGGTTTATGGAAGCGTTCACGAAAGCCTACGATTCAGATGGGCATAAACACGCCAAGCTCACCAAACACGCAAAACCTCTCCTAAGAGCGCTGAAAGCGTGTGGCGTTAAAGTGGGGTTGGTGAGCAGAAGGACAACACTATGGTACGCGATACCTGAGATACTAGCCCTCTTCTCCATATCGCACCTGGTGGATAGGGTGGTTACTTGTAGAGAAGCAGAGACGAAGAAGGAGCAGCTCACACTATGCTTAAGAAGACTTGACGTCGAACCGTCGGTCTCCTCGATGGTAGGTGATACGGCTGAAGACATCTTAGCCGGTAAAGCGGTGGGCTGCATAACTATAGCCTACAGCAAGGGCTTCGGCGAACTAAGTGACCTCTTAGCAGCTGAACCAGACTATTTGATAGCTGACCTGATCGATGTGCTGAGGATCGTAGCCTCAAAGAGTAAAGCCTAA
- a CDS encoding alanyl-tRNA editing protein, translating to MGTLRLYWLDPYASRFKARVESISGRDVVLDGTYFYPQGGGQIYDTGVISGIKVINVRREGDLIVHTLESEPNFAVGSEVECLLDWDRRYRIMKLHSAAHLLYYAIQEEFGEECRPASPGLTDDTKSREDYLFKEKLDPQRLQRVEERVNDLIRARLDIHTWSEGETRYWKIDPYPAMRCGGTHPKNTGEIGGVKVGRGKKPGAGKERLEITLSQHSV from the coding sequence ATGGGGACTCTAAGGCTCTATTGGCTAGACCCCTACGCCAGCAGATTCAAAGCGCGGGTGGAATCTATATCTGGTAGAGATGTCGTGCTTGACGGAACATACTTCTACCCTCAAGGAGGCGGGCAGATATATGATACGGGCGTAATCTCAGGCATAAAGGTTATCAACGTAAGGAGAGAAGGCGATCTAATCGTGCACACCCTCGAATCCGAGCCGAACTTTGCGGTTGGGAGCGAAGTCGAATGCTTGCTGGATTGGGATAGGAGATATAGGATAATGAAGCTGCACTCAGCAGCCCACCTCCTCTACTACGCTATCCAAGAAGAATTTGGAGAAGAATGCCGACCAGCGAGCCCAGGCTTGACAGACGACACAAAATCGAGAGAAGACTACCTATTCAAAGAGAAGCTCGATCCTCAGAGGCTTCAAAGGGTCGAAGAAAGAGTCAACGACTTGATAAGAGCAAGGTTAGATATTCACACTTGGAGCGAGGGTGAGACGAGATACTGGAAGATAGACCCCTACCCAGCCATGCGTTGCGGAGGCACACACCCAAAGAACACAGGCGAAATAGGCGGAGTAAAGGTCGGTAGAGGGAAGAAGCCTGGTGCAGGTAAGGAGAGACTGGAAATCACATTGAGCCAACACAGCGTCTGA
- a CDS encoding NAD-dependent deacylase, protein MNELIKRAAKDLLNSNYAIALTGAGISTESGIPDFRGPQGIWTKDPDAEKRAHQIYYKFLANPKEYWEERLSTPSLLGDLAKAQPNPGHYALAELEKMGVIKCVITQNIDSLHQKAGSRNVIEYHGNAFKLRCLGCGNRFDLKEFDLARLRVEGKLPPVCSICGCALKSDVVHFHEPIPADVLRRSLEEVSKCDLMLICGTSAVVYPFAELPRVARERLVRKEGKWHPVTLIEVNTEPTPLTQEGISDYLIQAKTGEALPKIVEEIRRIKVDI, encoded by the coding sequence ATGAATGAGCTGATTAAGAGGGCAGCAAAAGACCTACTGAACTCAAACTACGCCATCGCACTAACTGGAGCAGGGATCTCAACCGAATCAGGAATACCAGACTTCAGAGGACCACAAGGAATATGGACAAAAGACCCAGACGCTGAGAAAAGGGCTCACCAGATCTACTACAAGTTTCTGGCAAACCCCAAGGAATATTGGGAGGAAAGGCTAAGCACCCCCTCACTCCTAGGGGATTTAGCGAAGGCTCAGCCTAACCCTGGCCACTACGCGTTGGCTGAGTTGGAGAAGATGGGGGTTATAAAATGCGTGATCACCCAAAATATCGATAGCCTCCACCAGAAGGCTGGAAGCAGAAACGTAATCGAGTATCACGGGAACGCCTTCAAATTAAGGTGCTTGGGCTGCGGTAACAGATTCGACTTAAAAGAATTCGACTTAGCTAGATTAAGGGTAGAGGGGAAGCTACCCCCCGTTTGCTCAATCTGCGGATGCGCCTTGAAGTCTGATGTAGTGCATTTTCATGAACCTATACCGGCTGATGTGTTGAGGCGCTCATTAGAAGAGGTCTCAAAATGCGACTTGATGCTCATCTGCGGAACCTCAGCAGTAGTCTATCCGTTCGCAGAGCTACCAAGAGTAGCAAGAGAGAGGTTGGTAAGGAAAGAAGGGAAGTGGCATCCAGTAACCCTAATAGAAGTAAACACTGAACCAACCCCGTTAACACAAGAAGGCATATCAGACTACCTCATTCAAGCAAAGACAGGAGAGGCTCTACCGAAGATAGTAGAGGAAATAAGAAGGATAAAGGTAGATATCTAG
- a CDS encoding GIY-YIG nuclease family protein translates to MNRLEWKKINEEIRLCKQTQNPVDCLFKLFVETKDGWVAYNLAEIYENQGNLVKALDFYKEACNLLPLHKYKSMAEQKIAKISGLLQKSQKKEGDILFVVSCTKEKIWGENTSADAYVPAKDAYTGEDFKKWLKREEADKYPWLILSAKYGFIEPDHPIGNYDVTFNDEKSGPISDETLRRQVLYQERLGRPLRSFSKIYVIGSSTYFEKVKNAFKETGAEVLRYNFTTEDCKTFDPAVSDLVKMLNEFKQSPLIDVRNISRSEIPESSGLYAFYRKNSERPIYVGVTNNLRRRIWDNHLSGNRETSALREKLIKELGSEDDATTFLQNCQLRIKAFADMNMAVLKRLEHLAIAYLSPELND, encoded by the coding sequence TTGAATCGCTTAGAATGGAAGAAGATAAATGAGGAAATTAGACTTTGTAAACAGACTCAAAATCCTGTCGACTGTTTATTTAAATTATTTGTAGAAACTAAGGATGGCTGGGTCGCTTATAACCTAGCCGAAATCTATGAGAATCAAGGTAACCTTGTAAAAGCATTAGATTTCTATAAAGAAGCCTGCAACCTTCTCCCACTCCATAAATATAAGAGTATGGCTGAGCAAAAAATAGCGAAGATCTCGGGATTATTACAAAAATCCCAGAAGAAAGAAGGAGATATTCTTTTCGTGGTCTCTTGCACGAAGGAGAAGATTTGGGGTGAGAATACCTCAGCAGACGCATACGTACCAGCAAAAGACGCTTACACAGGAGAAGACTTTAAAAAATGGCTAAAGCGTGAAGAAGCAGACAAATACCCTTGGCTCATACTTAGTGCTAAATATGGCTTCATCGAACCAGATCACCCCATAGGAAACTACGATGTTACCTTTAACGATGAAAAAAGTGGCCCCATCTCTGACGAAACACTAAGGCGACAGGTATTATATCAAGAGAGACTTGGTAGACCCCTAAGAAGCTTCTCAAAAATTTACGTCATAGGAAGTAGCACATACTTTGAGAAAGTAAAAAATGCGTTTAAAGAAACTGGGGCAGAAGTTTTACGCTACAACTTTACAACAGAAGATTGCAAGACCTTTGACCCTGCAGTTTCTGATCTCGTGAAGATGCTTAACGAGTTTAAGCAGAGTCCATTAATAGACGTACGTAATATTAGCAGAAGCGAAATCCCTGAGTCTTCCGGGTTATATGCTTTCTATCGTAAAAACTCGGAAAGACCGATCTATGTTGGGGTGACTAACAACCTTAGAAGAAGAATTTGGGACAATCATCTGAGCGGAAATCGTGAAACCAGTGCGCTAAGAGAAAAGCTTATTAAAGAACTAGGAAGCGAAGATGATGCTACTACTTTTCTTCAGAACTGTCAACTGCGAATTAAGGCTTTCGCAGATATGAATATGGCTGTTTTAAAAAGACTAGAGCACCTAGCAATAGCATATCTTAGTCCTGAGCTCAACGACTGA
- a CDS encoding site-specific DNA-methyltransferase, with protein MLKPNLIVRAPEYGKLVTFVPNKRLPIHNWFYFKEGFSRDFVVKMFELFGVDSGARVLDPFCGSGTTLVVAKEFGLDACGVDASPLAVFVSQVKTADYDIDALEQTTERIFSQKFRRCELGEVSWLTKAAFSKYALEDIAFFREEVRSIDDPKVRNFFTLALMNSANKVSYALKDGSYIRIVKKPHPPLRKVFKRMVKKMIKDIKSTSYRGSNIEVYLGDARRLDFLPDEAYDLVVTSPPYLNKIEYTKVYRIEYELFFPEVKMDALRSYIGIDTQVDRDPFPDLNLPVAAKAYLRDVELSLQEIKRVCKKGAKLAIVVAEGAFPDQIVPCDLLVGELAARIGFNVDRILVAAERVVTRDRTVKIGKARESIILLQR; from the coding sequence GTGCTCAAACCTAATCTGATCGTTCGAGCGCCAGAGTACGGGAAGCTGGTCACCTTTGTACCGAATAAGCGGCTCCCTATCCACAACTGGTTCTACTTTAAGGAGGGCTTTTCAAGAGACTTCGTTGTAAAGATGTTTGAGCTATTTGGTGTGGATAGCGGCGCTAGGGTGCTCGACCCCTTCTGCGGCTCAGGCACCACATTGGTTGTTGCCAAGGAGTTTGGTTTAGATGCTTGTGGGGTTGATGCTTCGCCGCTCGCGGTCTTCGTGAGCCAAGTTAAGACTGCTGACTACGATATCGATGCTCTAGAGCAGACCACTGAAAGGATCTTCTCGCAGAAGTTTAGGAGATGTGAGTTAGGTGAGGTTAGCTGGCTCACTAAGGCTGCCTTCTCAAAGTACGCCCTTGAGGATATTGCTTTCTTCAGGGAGGAGGTTCGGAGCATAGATGATCCTAAAGTTAGAAACTTCTTCACACTAGCGTTAATGAACTCAGCGAATAAGGTGAGTTATGCGTTAAAGGACGGTTCATACATAAGGATCGTTAAGAAGCCGCATCCACCTCTCAGAAAGGTCTTCAAAAGAATGGTTAAGAAGATGATCAAAGACATCAAATCGACCAGCTACAGAGGTTCTAACATCGAAGTGTACCTCGGTGATGCGAGGAGGCTCGACTTCCTACCGGATGAAGCATACGATTTAGTGGTGACCTCTCCACCCTACCTTAACAAGATAGAGTACACCAAGGTCTATCGGATAGAGTATGAGCTCTTCTTCCCAGAGGTTAAGATGGATGCTCTACGCTCCTACATAGGCATAGACACACAAGTAGACCGAGACCCCTTCCCAGACCTCAACCTACCGGTGGCTGCAAAAGCATACCTGAGGGACGTAGAGCTCTCTCTACAAGAGATAAAACGGGTATGCAAAAAAGGCGCAAAACTGGCTATTGTGGTGGCTGAAGGAGCCTTCCCAGACCAGATAGTCCCCTGCGATCTATTGGTTGGTGAGCTCGCAGCAAGAATAGGTTTCAATGTTGACAGAATCCTAGTAGCAGCCGAAAGGGTGGTTACAAGAGATAGAACCGTAAAGATCGGAAAGGCCAGAGAAAGCATCATCCTACTACAAAGATGA